The genomic interval CAGCTTCCGCCCGAGCCGCATGCAGGCACCATTACCGAGTTCGGCCTGCACGGCGACCATGTAGGTCCGTCGGAAACCGAGTCGCCCTGGGTGCCGTTTGGCGACAGCGCGGCCATCCGCCATTTGTCTTTCGACGTGCGCACCGGTGCCGTGGCCAACATCCTGTGGGTCAAGGGCGGTGGCCGCATCGGCACGCACCGGCACCGTGGCGCGGTATCCGCCATCACGCTGGAGGGCACATGGGGCTATTACGAGTACGACTGGGTGGCCCGGCCCGGCAGCTTTGTGTACGAAACACCGGGCACGGCCCACACCCTGTACTCCGACGATCCGAACGGCATGAAGGCCATGTTCTGGATCAACGGTGCGATCGAGTTCTTTGACGACGCAGGCAAGCTCACCGACACCTTTGACGTGTTCTGGTTCATCAACCATTACGTGAGCCATTGCCGCGCCAACGGGCTGCCAATCAACAAGTCCCTGTTCCTGTAAGCGGAGTAGCCGAAGTGACTATGAGCCCCACGATGCAACGTTTTGCGGTGCGCGGCCTGGCCTGCACCGTCACCGGTGCCGCCAGCGGCATCGGTCTGGCCTATGCCGAGGTGATGGCCGAGCATGGTGCGCGCGTCACGCTGATGGATCTCAACGCCCCGCGGCTGCAAGAGGCCGAGCAGCGCCTGCGGGCGCAGGGCTACGATGTGCGCAGCGAATGTGTGGACGTGACCGACCGTGACGCGATGTACGCCGCCTTCGACCGCAGCGCCGCCGCATACGGCGGGCTGGACGTGCTGTTTGCCAACGCCGGTATCGACGCAGGCCCCGGCTTTCTGACCCCGGACAACACCCGCAACCCCGAAGGTGCGCTGGAGACCCTGGACGAGCGCCACTGGGACGCCGTGATCGCCACCAACCTCACCTCGGTATTCACCAGCCTGCGCGCCGCCGTGCGCCACATGAAGCCGCGCGGCAAGGGCAGCATTGTGGTGACCACGTCCAATGTGGCCATCATCAACGAGGCCATCGTCGGTACGCCCTACATGCCCGCCAAGGCCGGTGCCGCCTCGCTGGTGCGCCAGGCGGCGATGGAGCTGGCGCGCTACGGCATCCGCGTGAATGCGATTGCGCCCGGCCCGTTTGCCACCAATATTGCCGGGGGGCGGCTGCGCAATCCGACCGACCGCGAGGCTTTCCAGATGCGCGTGCCCATGCACCGGGTCGCCGATACCGACGAGATCAAGCCCTTGGCGCTGTTTCTGGCATCGGATGCGTCCTCGTTTGTCACCGGTTCCCAGCTGGTGATCGACGGCGGGCAGATGCTTGGCCGGGTGGACTGAAAGAGCACCATGATGCAAGCCGCCATTTTTGATGCCCTGCGCCAGCCACTGCAGATCACGGATCTGGACGATCCGGAACCCGACCGCTACCAGGTGCTGCTCAAGGTGTGCCGCTGCGGCATCTGCGGCAGCGATCTGCACATGACCGAAGACCCGGTCTTCGGGGCCCGGCAGGGCGATGTGCTGGGCCACGAATACTCGGGCGAGGTGCTGGAAGTCGGGGCGGAGGTCACGCACCTGCAAGTGGGCGACCAGGTCAGCGTGGCCCCGCTGCGCGGTTGTGGCGATTGCGACAGCTGCCGCCGGGGCGACCCGGCATGGTGCGCCCAGATGCAGTTGATAGGCGGTGGCTACGCCCAGTATGCGGCGGTGGCGGCGCGCCAGTGCCGCAAGCTGCCGTGGGGCATTTCTGCGGCCGATGGCGCATTGGCCGAACCGCTGGCGGTGGCCTTGCATGGCGTGGGGCAGGCTGGGCTGAAACCGGGCGACCGGGTGCTGGTGGTCGGTGCCGGGGCGATTGGCCTGGCCGTGGCATTCTGGGCCCGGCGCATGGGGGCGGCGGCCGTGGCGATGAGCGATGTGCACCTCTACCAGGCGGAGCGTGCCATGGCGCTGGGAGCCAGCGCGTTCCTGAAGGCGGACGAGGACTTGGTGGCGCAGGTGCGCGACCACCTGGGCGGCGAGCCCGATGTGGTGTTCGAGTGCGTGGGCAAGCCCGGTTTGATCGACCACTGCATTGGGCTGGTGCGCCCGCGCGGCACGGTGGTGGTGCTGGGCCTGTGCACCGCCCGCGACCATTTCGACGCGTTCCGTGCCATCTCTAAGGAGGTGCGGATCGTGATGTCGGTGTTCTTCAATATGCGCGAATTCCATACGGCGATTGACGCGCTGGACGGCGGGCGTTACGCGCCCCAGGCGCTGATTTCGGAAACCATCGCCCTGAGGGATTTGCCTACCGCTTTTGAGGCACTGCGGCAACGCACCACCCAATGCAAGGTGCTGGTGGATCCGTTCGCTGCGGTGGGTTGAAGCCGGTGCGGCTCAGTGAAGGGATTGGCGCTGCAGCTGGGTGGGGGTGCTGCCAAAGCGTTGCTTGAACGCCCGGGAGAAATGCGAAGGGCTGGCAAAGCCACAGTGGTAGGCGGTCTCGGCCACGGTGGTGCCGCGCCGGTGCGGGTCCAGCAGCTGCTCGCGGGCGCGGTCCAGACGGCGCGCCAGCACATAGTCGGCCACGGCACTGTCCTGCGCCGCAAACAGGCGGCGCAAATGCCGCTCGGAAATACCGGCGGCGAGGGCAATCTGGTCGGCATGCAGTCCTTCGTCGCCCAGGTGCTCTTCGATGTACGCCTTGGCGGTCAGCAAATGGGTGGCGCTGAGGGCCGAGGTGACGGTGTGGCCATCGCCCTGGTGGATCAGTACGCCCAGCAGATCGCAGACCTGGCTGTCCAGGGATTCACTGCTCTGGGGTAGAGGAATGGCACCTTCGATCAGGTTCAACAGCAGGCTGCTCAGCGTGTGGCTGTAAAGCCGGTGGGTGTGGGTGGTGGCGGCGATGTGCAGGGGCTGGTTCAGGTGGGTGCGGACCAGTTGGGCATGGAACAGGTCCGCCGGGATGTCCACGTGCAGCTGGCTGAAGTTTTCCGCACCGCCCAGCAAAAACGGGTAGCGCGCGTCGTAGACCAGCAGATCGCCCTTGTGCACCTTCACGCAGTGGCCGCGCTGGTAGATGAAGGTCTCGCCCTCGCGCACCACGTTGATGAAAATCGACTCCCGGGGGGTGGCGCGGATCATGTCCGGCGTGCGCTCGATGACATGCGCATTGGCGCTGGTGATGGCCAGCCGCAGACGGCCCTGGTCCACGCTGGTCTGCCTGGCCAGCAGCCCGTTATCGGAGTAGGAGGAGCACCGTATGCCG from Comamonadaceae bacterium OS-1 carries:
- the yjmD gene encoding putative zinc-type alcohol dehydrogenase-like protein YjmD, with amino-acid sequence MQAAIFDALRQPLQITDLDDPEPDRYQVLLKVCRCGICGSDLHMTEDPVFGARQGDVLGHEYSGEVLEVGAEVTHLQVGDQVSVAPLRGCGDCDSCRRGDPAWCAQMQLIGGGYAQYAAVAARQCRKLPWGISAADGALAEPLAVALHGVGQAGLKPGDRVLVVGAGAIGLAVAFWARRMGAAAVAMSDVHLYQAERAMALGASAFLKADEDLVAQVRDHLGGEPDVVFECVGKPGLIDHCIGLVRPRGTVVVLGLCTARDHFDAFRAISKEVRIVMSVFFNMREFHTAIDALDGGRYAPQALISETIALRDLPTAFEALRQRTTQCKVLVDPFAAVG
- the gno_2 gene encoding gluconate 5-dehydrogenase, which produces MQRFAVRGLACTVTGAASGIGLAYAEVMAEHGARVTLMDLNAPRLQEAEQRLRAQGYDVRSECVDVTDRDAMYAAFDRSAAAYGGLDVLFANAGIDAGPGFLTPDNTRNPEGALETLDERHWDAVIATNLTSVFTSLRAAVRHMKPRGKGSIVVTTSNVAIINEAIVGTPYMPAKAGAASLVRQAAMELARYGIRVNAIAPGPFATNIAGGRLRNPTDREAFQMRVPMHRVADTDEIKPLALFLASDASSFVTGSQLVIDGGQMLGRVD
- the nphR gene encoding transcriptional activator NphR, whose amino-acid sequence is MTTPGRGRTSIDTTQVRPELRVRYWEEECRTNLVGIRCSSYSDNGLLARQTSVDQGRLRLAITSANAHVIERTPDMIRATPRESIFINVVREGETFIYQRGHCVKVHKGDLLVYDARYPFLLGGAENFSQLHVDIPADLFHAQLVRTHLNQPLHIAATTHTHRLYSHTLSSLLLNLIEGAIPLPQSSESLDSQVCDLLGVLIHQGDGHTVTSALSATHLLTAKAYIEEHLGDEGLHADQIALAAGISERHLRRLFAAQDSAVADYVLARRLDRAREQLLDPHRRGTTVAETAYHCGFASPSHFSRAFKQRFGSTPTQLQRQSLH